GCCCGGAACGGAATTTTGCGTTTTCGACGTGCCTGATGTGGGCCGGTTTGGTTTGTCGATCTGTTACGACATGTGGTTTCCGGAAACGACGCGGCAACTGACCAGCCAAGGCGTTGAGGTGCTGTTGCATCCGGTGTTGACGGGCACAACAGACAGGGACGCTGAACTGTCGATCGCGCGGGCGACCGCAGCTCAATTCCAGTGCTATGTCATTGATGTGAATGGTTTGGGCGCGGGTGGTATCGGTAAATCCTGCGTTGTTGATCCTACGTCTCAGGTGCTGCACCAATCCGGCGGCCAAGAAGATATGTTCCCGATCGAGGTGGATATGTCGATGGTGCGGCGCCAGCGCGAAACCGGCTTCAAAGGCCTGGGTCAAGTGCTGAAAAGTTTTCGGGATCGTTCGGTGGATTTCTCGGTCTATGACCGGACCAGCGGAACCGATAACTTTTTGAAAGCGCTTGGGCCGCTGGAAGTGCCACTCCAAGGCTCCCGTTCGGGCTTGTATGTGGATGAGCCCGCAATTCTCGACGTGGAACCGGAGTTGGCTATGCCCACACCAGAATATGTCGAACCGGCCATTACTGACAAAAAAATAATCGGCTGATCTGCGAGGTCCGTCGGCGGGAGGCCGGCGGACCCTTCTTCGCACATCGAATTATAACTGGGAGAACGATCGATGAATTCCGTCAGCGACTATTATTCGGCGACGCAACTGCGCACAGATAACTGGAGTGCGCTCAGGGAGATAACAGGGTCCTTCGCCAGAAATATGCCGAACAAAATCTCGGCCAAAGACACCGCGAAAACACAGGAATTATTCGAGTCCCTCGCATTGATCGAGCCATACTGGGCCTTTCCAGGCATGGCGGCCTTTATTCATCTTCGTCGTTTGTTCGAACACAATAGCTATGAAGAATTGGCCTTTGCAGTTCACCGTGTGACGCGGGCTCTGACAACGGGCGCTTATCGACGTCGCTCCATTCCCTTGGAACGCGACAGTATCGACAAGGAAGAGTACGACGACGAGTCTCTTCTGTCACCCGAAGTGCGCGCCATGACCAAACCCTATTTTGAGGTTTTGATCGTTGATAATGTCAGCGACCAACAGGAGCGGTGGCTGAAAAACAATGTCACGCGCATGCGTCGTCCAGAAGACCCATTCACCTATGAAGCTGTTGTTGTTCCTAGTTTAGAAGACGCCCTCATTGCGGTCCTGTTTAATCATAACATTCAGGCCATCGTTGTGCGTCCCGGCCTTGTTTTAAAGTCAAAGCTCGACAATGAAATTCTCCATAGTTTCCTGAGCCGAGCAGGGGGAAGCGACGCAATTGACGCGATGCTGCCGGAAAACTATGGCCCAGAACTGTGCCGTCTCATTGAACGGGTGCGGCCAGAATTGGATGCCTATCTGGTCACCGACCGGTCGGTTGAAGATATCGCAGGGCTTGAGTTGGGCATTTGTCGGCGGGTTTTCTATAACCAAGAAGACTTTATGGAGTTGCACCTGAATATCCTTCGGGGTGTTGAAGCACGCAACAAAACACCGTTCTTTACGGCCCTTGTGAACTACTCCAAACAACCGACAGGCGTGTTCCATGCGATGCCGATCAGTCGGGGGAAATCGATTACGCGCAGCCACTGGATTCAGGATATGGGGGCGTTCTATGGCCCCAACATTTTCTTGGCCGAAACCTCTGCGACATCTGGCGGGCTTGATAGCTTGCTCGAACCTCACGGCCCCATCAAAGAAGCGCAAGAACTGGCAAGCCGCGCGTTTGGCTCAAAACAGACGTTTTTTGCCACAAACGGAACCTCAACCTGTAACAAAATTGTCGTGCAAGCGCTGGTGCGCCCGGGTGACATCGTTCTGGTCGATCGGGATTGCCATAAATCGCACCATTACGGCATGGTCCTTGCAGGGGCTGAAGTGGTCTATCTCGATAGCTACCCTCTGAACGAATATTCCATGTATGGTGCTGTGCCGCTGCGTGAAATCAAACATCAATTGCTAGCGCTAAAAGCCGCCGGCAAACTTGATCGCGTTCGCATGCTTTTGCTGACCAACTGTACCTTTGACGGACTGGTCTATAATGTTGAGCGGGTCATGGAGGAATGTCTGGCGATCAAGCCAGATCTTGTCTTCCTTTGGGATGAAGCATGGTTTGCTTTCGCGAGATTCAGCCCGACATACCGCCAACGTACGGGCATGCGCACAGCGAATAATCTGCGCAAGCGCCTAAAGACGGACGAACATAGGGAAGCCTATGAGGCTCAGCAAAAGGTCCTTGGCGATGCCACAGATGAGGAGCTGTTGGACGCACGACTCATTGCGCCGCCCACTGCGCGGATCCGTGTTTATGCCACCCAGTCGACCCATAAAACACTGACGTCGCTGCGACAGGGTTCCATGATCCACGTGAGCGATCAGGACTTTAAGGGCGAGGTCGAGCAGAGCTTCCACGAAGCCTATATGACCCACACTTCCACCTCACCCAACTACCAGATCATCGCTTCGCTTGATGTGGGACGTCGTCAGGTTGAGTTGGAAGGCTTTGAATTTGTGCAACGCCAGATCGAGGCCGCTATGTCTATGCGGCGCGCGATCAGCACGCATCCGCGTTTGCAAAAATACTTCAAGGTTCTGACGGCGGGCGACATGATCCCCGAGCACCATCGCCAGAGTGGAGTGGTCAGCTATTTTGACAATGAGCAAGGCTGGACCGACATGTGGGACTGCTGGCAGCAGGACGATTTTGTTCTGGATGCCACCCGCGTGACCTTGGCCGTTGGCGGCACAGGGTGGGATGGGGACACGTTCAAAAACGATGTTCTGATGGATAAATATGGCATCCAAATCAACAAAACTTCCCGCAATACCGTGTTGTTCATGACCAATATCGGCACAACGCGGTCTTCTGTTGCCTATCTGATCGAAGTGCTGGTTGAGATTGCCAACGAACTTGATGATTTGCTAGATGATGCATCGAAAATGGAACGCTTATCGTTTGATCGTCGCGTTAAAAATCTGACGGAAAACTATCCCCCATTGCCCGATTTCAGCCGGTTCCACGATTCTTTCCGTCCTGACAATGTGACGCCAGAGGGGGATATTCGTACGGCATATTACCTCAGCTACGATGAAAAAAATTGTGACTATCTGGAACTGGAGGGCTCCCTGAATGATGCACTTCAGGCAGGGAAAGAGGTTGTCTCCGCCAGTTTCATCATTCCCTATCCCCCAGGGTTTCCAATCCTTGTGCCGGGGCAGGTCATCAGCAAGGAAATCCTCGCGTTTATGCTGGCGCTCGATGTCAATGAAATACACGGGTATCGCGCCGATCTCGGTCTGCGCGTCTTCACACCCGAGGCCTTGGCTGCCTTGCCCCAAGCCAAAAAAATCAAGAAATAACCGAATTAATGAAGGGACGACACTATGCCTACTGTGCTTAAGAATATCTCAGAAATTCGACGCTTCTTTCACCGTAACGAAGACCCAATCTACTTTATTTCGGCGACGAATTTCAATCTGCTCGGCCTCGACGAATGGGTGAAAAACTTCAAGTATATCTGCTATATCGACTGTTATGGCGGCAAGCATCCCAATGTGTTTTGCCCTTCTGAGCAGCCACACGCGGAATTCCAATCCATTGAGGATATCAACAACTATCTGCTCCAGCACAAAGAGGTCATCGACTTTATTAAGCGGCGCGGTGGCAAACCCAAGTTTGTGTTCCTGATGTTCGACGAGGAAACCGAGCGGTTGTCAAAAGAGTTGGGCGCGGACGTCTGGTTCCCCAAGGCAAAACTGCGCACGGCGATGGACAACAAGATCGAAACCGTCCGCATTGGCAACAAGGCGGGGGTTCCGTCCGTTCCGAATATCCTGTCCGAGGTCACCAGCTACGATCAGTTACGGGAGGTTTGTGAAAAAGGCGGGATCGGGCACGATCTGGTGCTGCAATCGGCCTTTGGCGACAGCGGCCACACCACGTTCTTTATCAAGACCGAGGCCGATTTCCGCCGTCACGAACACGAAATCATCGGTGAAGGTGAAATCAAAATCATGAAGCGGATTGATTGCCGTGGATCGGCGATCGAGGCCTGCGCGACCAAGGAAGGGACGATTGTTGGCCCGTTGATGACGGAACTTGTCGGCTTTGGAGAATTGACACCGTATCGTGGCGGTTGGTGTGGCAACGAAATCCTGTCCACAGCGTTCCCACCAAAAGTCCGCCAGAAAGCGCGCGAGTTGACGTTCAAATTCGGCGAACAGTTGCGCAAAGAAGGCTATCGCGGCTACTTCGAGCTTGATTTCTTGATCGACAAAAAGACGGGCGATATCTGGCTGGGAGAATTGAACCCGCGCATCACGGGGGCGTCCTCGATGACCAACCATGCGGCGTTTGCCCACGCCGACGCGCCCTTGTTCCTTTTCCACTTACTCGAGTTCTCCAAAAAGAAATTCGATCTGGACACATCGGAACTCAATGACCGTTGGGCCAATCCCAACATGATTGATAGCTGGTCTCAGATGGTGATTAAGCACACGGATGATAGCGTTGATATCTGCACGGCAAGCCCAGAAACCGGCATTTACAAAATGCTGGAAGATGGGAGCGTCGTTTATGATCGGTTCGACTATCACAGACGGGCTGTTGAAAGCGAAAACGAAGCGTTCTTCTTACGGATTTTACAACCGGGCGATTATCGCTATGAAGGGGCGGACATTGGTATCCTCGTGACTCGCGGACGCTCAATGACGAAAAGCTTTCAGTTGAATGAGCGCGCGAAAAAGTGGATTCACGGCATTAAGAAATCCGTTGAGGGAACGCCGCTCCCAGTTGCGAGTGCTGGACCTGTGTTGGCGGAGCCCGCATTCAAGATCATGTAAGGAACAGCCATGATTTGGCGTGCTATTAGTGAAGATTTGCCCGGCCCTAAATGGGCCGGGCTTTTCGCCGAATATTGGCCCAGCTATAAACGCTGGTGGCTAAAGGAAGGCGACTCTGCGCGGGCGACTTATTTGGAAAGTCGGCGTGCCCTGAAGGAATACATGCCAGAGCTTATACCGCTCTACGAAGATTTGTGTGATCTGGCAGGCGGTGGCGATCAGGCAGCACGCTTTCTAAGTTTCTACTGTCCCCCTCCGTATTTGTCGGGATGCAGTCAGGCGATCTGGCCAGGAGAAGAGCCTGTTCTGGTGCGTAACTACGACTATGACCCAAACGCTTTTGATAGCCTGATTCTGCGTACAGGTTGGCAGGGGCGGCAGGTGATCGGTACGTCAGACGGGTTGTGGGGGCTGGTTGACGGGATGAACGATGCCGGTCTTGCCATTTCGTTGACATTTGGCGGTCGCCGTGTGGTTGGCAACGGCTTCGGCGTCCCCTTGATCCTGCGCTATGTCCTGCAAACCTGCACCACGGCGGAGGAGGCTGGAGCGGTGTTGTCCCGCGTTCCGACCCATATGAGTTATAATGTTACGGTATTGGATGCCAAACGCCACTATTTGACGGCCATGATGGCCCCTGATCGGCCTGCAATAATCACACATGCCGCCGTTGCGACGAACCATCAGCAGAATGTTGAATGGGTCAGCCATGCGCGGTTTACGGCGACGGTTGAGAGGGAACGTTACTTGCTGCAACGTCTCACCTTGCACCGGGACCCCGAAGAAAAATTCGTCGGCGCTTTTTTGCGACCCCCCCTTTATTCTACCGCATTTGATGCAGGTTTTGGCACAATCTACACGGCGGTCTATCGACCTCGATTGGGTGAAATGCAAATTCGTTGGCCGGGTACGACGTGGGCACAAAGCTTTGACCATTTTCAAGAGGGCGGACGCCAAGTGCAAATTCCCGGCGCCGCATAGGGGAAAACGGCGGAGTCAGAGGAAACTGACCTGAGCGTTTTTGGCGGAACCAGTTCGGCCCATTGTTTGCTTCAGAAATCCGCCGACGGCACGGACCACAACTAAGTGCTTTTTCCAATTGGCAGTGGCACCTGAATGATCTTTTTGTATGGGTAATCGGCGTGCGGCCCTATCTTTGGCGCGCCGTTGATTACGAGGCTGAGGTTTTAGAAAGCTACGTCACCGCCGCTCTTAGAGAATAACGCCCGCTTGGCGTGGTAAATCACAGTCCTTGCCGAGACGAGTTCGAATGCGTCTGACAGCACCCAAATGACTAAGACAAAACAATCTGGTAGTGAACGTGCATTGGAACGCTTTATGCAAACGATTAAAAAAGAACAAAAGAAGGCTGCGGAGACGGGAAGCAGGCCAATCTATGGTCACTTTGTTTAAACGTGTTCTCTAAACGGGCACCTATTAGTTCTGACTAAAAGAGGACGCTTTTGGTGGCTAGGATGCGGCGGTAACCGTACCAAATACATCTACTTAACAAATGCCGCGATCTAGACCTAATTGCGCCGACGTCGGTCGACAATTTTATCCGACACACTGCTCCGCCTACCAGCTGGCCGAAATATACTGTGTTTCCATAAATTCAAGCATGCCTTCATGGCCCCCTTCGCGTCCTAAGCCTGACTGTTTGACTCCCCCAAAGGGCGCTGCGGGATCGGAGACCAAACCCACGGTTCAAACCAACCATACCGTATTCCAGACGCTCACAGACCTGCAGAGCACGCTTCATATTTTCGGAAAAGACGTAAGCCACGAGGCCATATTCCGTGTCGTTGGCGCGTCGGATGACGTCTTCTTGGTCGGTGAAGGCTTGCAGGGCGGCAACGGGGCCGAAAATCTCGTCGTGCACGCAATCAGAGGTTTCTGCGACGTTGGACAAAACGGTTGGCGGGTAAAAGAACCCCTTGCCACTTGGCGCGGTGCCGCCCAGTTCAATTTTGGCCCCCTTGGCAACGGCATCTGCAACAAATGCGGCAACCTTATCGCGCGTATCGGCATTCACCAGTGGCCCAACGTCCACGCTTGGATCGGTCCCGTCGCCCATCGTTAAGGCCGCCATTGCTGCGGTGAATTTCGTGGTAAAGGCTTCGGCCACATCAGTGTGCACATAGAGGCGGTTGGCGGCTGTGCAGGCCTCGCCCAAATTGCGCATTTTTGCCAACATTGCCCCCTCGACGGCGACGTCAAGATCGGCGTCTTCAAAGACGATCAGCGGTGCGTTGCCCCCAGTTCCATTGCTGGCTTCAACACTTGGTCGGCTGCGGAATGGAGCAGCTTTCGACCCACGCCCGTCGAGCCGGTAAAGCTGACAACTCGTACGCGAGGGTCATGCAGCATGTGATCCACCAATGCGCCGGATTTGCGCGAAGGGAGGACATTGACCAAGCCTTTGGGCACGCCAGCTTCCTCCAAAAGCGGCATCAGCGCCAGCATGGTCAGCGGCGTTTCGGAGGCTAGTTTAATGATCACGGCACAGCCTGCAGCCAAAGCGGGAGCGATCTTGCGGGTGCCCATTGCGGCGGGGTAATTCCACGGGGTGACAAGCACCGCGATGCCCGCAGGTTTGTGTTGCACGATGATCCGTGCGCCAGAGGCTGGGGCATGCGTTATCATTCCGTCGGCGCGCACGGCTTCCTCGGAGAACCAGCGGAAAAACTCGGCGGCATAGGTTGCCTCGCCCATCGCATCGGCGCGAGCTTTACCGTTTTCCAACGTAATCAGGTGGGCGAATTCGGGTAAACGGGCCGTCATCAGCTCCCATGCTTTGCGCAAGATTTCGGAGCGCTGGCGTGGGGTTTGGGCCGCCCAAAGCGCCATCGCGGCCTCGGCGGCATCAAGGGCGGCATCGGCGTCGGCGATTTCCGCAGAGGCTACAGAAGCAAGCACCTCTTCGGTTGCGGGGTTCATCACGTCAAAACGGGTGCCGGATGCACCAGTACGCCATTGGCCGTCAATGTAGAGGTCAGTATGTTTCATTAGGGTCTCCAGAATATCAAAGTAAGTGGCGCAAAGGGTCGGTCAGGCGATCAGCGAATTCAGAAATAAGCTGGATGGCCTGCGCGTCGGAGAGCTGATCGGGCGTGAAATCAAGGCAGATCAGATAGGTATCTCCCTCGGTGGCGATGCTGAGGGAAGGCGCGTCCCAACCCGCGAGGCGCAGACTGGAAATCGGGCTGGCGCTTAAATCCCGCAGGGCCAAATTGGCGCGGGCGTCGGGGTCACTCTCAGGCAAAAACGACAAGCGCGCCCGGTCAGGATTTGTCAGACGACGCCCTTCTGCTTGGAGGTCCAATAGCGAAATAACCAGTTCATCATCGCCCGCTTGGAGCGCGCTTCGCAGCGCGGCGGCGGCAAAAGCGGCCCAGATGGCAGAGGGTGCGAGCGTGACATTGCCCTCGTTCTGCATCCAGTCAACAAAGTCGCGCGCGCCAGCACCCGGAACTCGTGCGGTGATTTGGTTCGGCAATGTTGCGCTTTGCTGTGCCGTTTGCGAACCGGTTGGGGGTATTAACAAAGACCATGACGTGACCGGCCTGAGGCTGAGAGCATACGCCAGCGGGAAACGCCGCTGGTCATTTTTAAGCCGTATCCGTGGCACGAACACACGCCGCACGGTCGATTTAGGCGACGGTAAGCTTATGCTGCTGAGCAAGGCCCGTGACGTAGGGCGTAAGTTGCGTAACGACTTCTCCCAAGGGATAGACACCATTGGCGAGGCCTAGCTGGAGCGCACGACGAAGAAACGCACCTTTAATGAGGCCGTAGCCAGCTACCTCTACCAATTTGAGTGCGGCAAGTTGCGTCACCAAGGCGACAGGGTTCCACGGCCGCGCTCTGCGCAGACAGAACGCGCTGATCTGGTGATCGCCTGTGAGGTTCTAGGCGATATGCCGATCACAGAGATAGATAGGGCAGGGGCCAACCGTCTCTATGACGCGACCGCATCCCGCGCGGCAACGGCGAGAGGTCGGATTGTAGGAGCCGCGCGGCGCGTGTTGCGCCAAGAAATGCTAACTGGCGTTATTGAAGCGAACCCTATGGATTTGGTCGGCAGTATCAAAGCCAGCGCCGCCAGAGCGTGCAGGAAGCCAGAGTTACCCCTCGCCCGCGGCGGAAGCCGATTCGGATGGCTCAACCACGATTTGGTTCTCGCCGATCCAGCCGGACGGCGTCGGCAGGGGGAACTGGATCCAGACGGTGCCGGACAAGGGCTGGTTCGTGGCCCTACGGCTCTACAGCCCGCTCGAGCCCTTCTTCGACAAGAGCTGGCGCATCAGCGAGATCGTACTGGCAGAGTAACTCTTGCGTAGAGACGGCAGCACAGAGTATTCGGCGGAAGCGCGGCGTGCCAAAGGTTCCCAGTGGGCCTGAAAGCACGAACCGCCCCTGCCAGAAGCTGCCGCCTTCGAACTCGGAAGCAGCATCGATGGCGC
This Falsihalocynthiibacter arcticus DNA region includes the following protein-coding sequences:
- a CDS encoding carbon-nitrogen hydrolase family protein; its protein translation is MTPFAIAGIQMHVNALHSNVDAMMHRLDLLMIRFPWTQMVLFSELAPFGPLEKFKLPQENAVIDRFCEAARRYKIWLIPGSMFLTHPENSGVYNTSLVIDPNGIVVRRYAKMFPFLPYEAGVTPGTEFCVFDVPDVGRFGLSICYDMWFPETTRQLTSQGVEVLLHPVLTGTTDRDAELSIARATAAQFQCYVIDVNGLGAGGIGKSCVVDPTSQVLHQSGGQEDMFPIEVDMSMVRRQRETGFKGLGQVLKSFRDRSVDFSVYDRTSGTDNFLKALGPLEVPLQGSRSGLYVDEPAILDVEPELAMPTPEYVEPAITDKKIIG
- a CDS encoding aminotransferase class I/II-fold pyridoxal phosphate-dependent enzyme, translating into MNSVSDYYSATQLRTDNWSALREITGSFARNMPNKISAKDTAKTQELFESLALIEPYWAFPGMAAFIHLRRLFEHNSYEELAFAVHRVTRALTTGAYRRRSIPLERDSIDKEEYDDESLLSPEVRAMTKPYFEVLIVDNVSDQQERWLKNNVTRMRRPEDPFTYEAVVVPSLEDALIAVLFNHNIQAIVVRPGLVLKSKLDNEILHSFLSRAGGSDAIDAMLPENYGPELCRLIERVRPELDAYLVTDRSVEDIAGLELGICRRVFYNQEDFMELHLNILRGVEARNKTPFFTALVNYSKQPTGVFHAMPISRGKSITRSHWIQDMGAFYGPNIFLAETSATSGGLDSLLEPHGPIKEAQELASRAFGSKQTFFATNGTSTCNKIVVQALVRPGDIVLVDRDCHKSHHYGMVLAGAEVVYLDSYPLNEYSMYGAVPLREIKHQLLALKAAGKLDRVRMLLLTNCTFDGLVYNVERVMEECLAIKPDLVFLWDEAWFAFARFSPTYRQRTGMRTANNLRKRLKTDEHREAYEAQQKVLGDATDEELLDARLIAPPTARIRVYATQSTHKTLTSLRQGSMIHVSDQDFKGEVEQSFHEAYMTHTSTSPNYQIIASLDVGRRQVELEGFEFVQRQIEAAMSMRRAISTHPRLQKYFKVLTAGDMIPEHHRQSGVVSYFDNEQGWTDMWDCWQQDDFVLDATRVTLAVGGTGWDGDTFKNDVLMDKYGIQINKTSRNTVLFMTNIGTTRSSVAYLIEVLVEIANELDDLLDDASKMERLSFDRRVKNLTENYPPLPDFSRFHDSFRPDNVTPEGDIRTAYYLSYDEKNCDYLELEGSLNDALQAGKEVVSASFIIPYPPGFPILVPGQVISKEILAFMLALDVNEIHGYRADLGLRVFTPEALAALPQAKKIKK
- a CDS encoding biotin carboxylase, whose amino-acid sequence is MPTVLKNISEIRRFFHRNEDPIYFISATNFNLLGLDEWVKNFKYICYIDCYGGKHPNVFCPSEQPHAEFQSIEDINNYLLQHKEVIDFIKRRGGKPKFVFLMFDEETERLSKELGADVWFPKAKLRTAMDNKIETVRIGNKAGVPSVPNILSEVTSYDQLREVCEKGGIGHDLVLQSAFGDSGHTTFFIKTEADFRRHEHEIIGEGEIKIMKRIDCRGSAIEACATKEGTIVGPLMTELVGFGELTPYRGGWCGNEILSTAFPPKVRQKARELTFKFGEQLRKEGYRGYFELDFLIDKKTGDIWLGELNPRITGASSMTNHAAFAHADAPLFLFHLLEFSKKKFDLDTSELNDRWANPNMIDSWSQMVIKHTDDSVDICTASPETGIYKMLEDGSVVYDRFDYHRRAVESENEAFFLRILQPGDYRYEGADIGILVTRGRSMTKSFQLNERAKKWIHGIKKSVEGTPLPVASAGPVLAEPAFKIM
- a CDS encoding C45 family autoproteolytic acyltransferase/hydolase encodes the protein MIWRAISEDLPGPKWAGLFAEYWPSYKRWWLKEGDSARATYLESRRALKEYMPELIPLYEDLCDLAGGGDQAARFLSFYCPPPYLSGCSQAIWPGEEPVLVRNYDYDPNAFDSLILRTGWQGRQVIGTSDGLWGLVDGMNDAGLAISLTFGGRRVVGNGFGVPLILRYVLQTCTTAEEAGAVLSRVPTHMSYNVTVLDAKRHYLTAMMAPDRPAIITHAAVATNHQQNVEWVSHARFTATVERERYLLQRLTLHRDPEEKFVGAFLRPPLYSTAFDAGFGTIYTAVYRPRLGEMQIRWPGTTWAQSFDHFQEGGRQVQIPGAA
- a CDS encoding Arm DNA-binding domain-containing protein encodes the protein MAEGASVTLPSFCIQSTKSRAPAPGTRAVIWFGNVALCCAVCEPVGGINKDHDVTGLRLRAYASGKRRWSFLSRIRGTNTRRTVDLGDGKLMLLSKARDVGRKLRNDFSQGIDTIGEA